Proteins encoded in a region of the Papio anubis isolate 15944 chromosome 14, Panubis1.0, whole genome shotgun sequence genome:
- the GPR45 gene encoding probable G-protein coupled receptor 45: MNRKSQLALIKADVSLQDHSSAPEVHRHPGTCSRQTKNGSHRSAEGSPPGHFCPSSKGLSTMACNSTSLEAYPYLLLNTSNASDSGSTPLPAPLRISLAAVMLLMTVVGFLGNTVVCIIVYQRPAMRSAINLLLATLAFSDIMLSLCCMPFTAVTLITVRWHFGDNFCRLSATLYWFFVLEGVAILLIISVDRFLIIVQRQDKLNPRRAKVIIAVSWVLSFCIAGPSLTGWTLVEVPARAPQCVLGYTELPADRAYVVTLVVAVFFAPFGVMLCAYMCILNTVRKNAVRVHNQSDSLDLRQLTRAGLRRLQRQQQVSVDLSFKTKAFTTILILFVGFSLCWLPHSIYSLLSVFSQRFYCGSSFYATSTCVLWLSYLKSVFNPIVYCWRIKKFREACIELLPQTFQILPKVPERIRRRIQPSTVYVCNENQSAV; this comes from the coding sequence ATGAATCGTAAATCCCAGCTAGCGCTCATAAAGGCGGACGTTTCTCTCCAAGACCATTCCAGTGCCCCAGAGGTCCACAGACATCCAGGAACATGCAGCCGGCAGACAAAAAATGGCAGCCACCGAAGCGCTGAGGGGAGCCCTCCTGGCCACTTCTGTCCCAGCTCCAAGGGTCTCTCCACGATGGCCTGCAACAGCACGTCCCTCGAGGCTTACCCATACCTGCTGCTGAACACCAGCAACGCCTCGGACTCCGGATCCACCCCGCTGCCCGCACCCCTGAGGATCTCCTTGGCCGCAGTGATGCTGCTGATGACCGTGGTGGGGTTCCTGGGCAACACTGTGGTCTGCATCATCGTGTACCAGAGGCCGGCTATGCGCTCGGCCATCAACCTGCTGCTGGCCACCCTGGCCTTCTCGGACATCATGCTTTCCCTCTGCTGCATGCCCTTCACCGCCGTCACCCTCATCACCGTGCGCTGGCACTTTGGGGACAACTTCTGCCGCCTCTCAGCCACGCTCTACTGGTTTTTCGTCCTGGAGGGCGTGGCCATCCTGCTCATCATCAGCGTGGACCGTTTCCTCATCATCGTCCAGCGCCAGGACAAGCTGAACCCGCGCAGGGCCAAGGTGATCATCGCGGTCTCCTGGGTGCTGTCCTTCTGCATCGCGGGGCCCTCGCTCACCGGCTGGACGTTGGTGGAGGTGCCGGCGCGGGCCCCACAGTGCGTGCTGGGCTACACGGAGCTCCCCGCCGACCGCGCCTACGTGGTCACCTTGGTGGTGGCCGTGTTTTTCGCGCCCTTCGGCGTCATGCTGTGCGCCTACATGTGCATCCTCAACACGGTCCGCAAGAACGCCGTGCGCGTGCACAACCAGTCGGACAGCCTGGACCTGCGGCAGCTCACCAGGGCGGGCCTGCGGCGCCTGCAGCGGCAGCAACAGGTCAGCGTGGACTTGAGCTTCAAGACCAAGGCCTTCACCACCATCCTGATCCTCTTCGTGGGCTTCTCCCTCTGCTGGCTGCCCCACTCCATCTACAGCCTCCTCTCTGTGTTCAGCCAGCGCTTTTACTGCGGTTCCTCCTTCTATGCCACCAGCACCTGCGTCCTGTGGCTCAGTTACCTCAAGTCCGTCTTCAACCCCATCGTCTACTGCTGGAGAATCAAAAAATTCCGCGAGGCCTGCATAGAGTTGCTGCCCCAGACCTTCCAAATCCTCCCCAAAGTGCCTGAGCGGATCCGAAGGAGAATCCAGCCGAGCACAGTCTACGTGTGCAACGAAAACCAGTCTGCGGTTTAG